In Pelecanus crispus isolate bPelCri1 chromosome Z, bPelCri1.pri, whole genome shotgun sequence, the following are encoded in one genomic region:
- the GAS1 gene encoding growth arrest-specific protein 1 — translation MVARSPARHGGGGGGRWPRPAAWLWLAAALGAVWPPRGSLVQGRRLICWQAVLQCQGEPECSYAYNQYAEACAPVLLQQPPAGGGGGGGDGPAAAAGSAASSRRRCPSHCIAALIQLNHTRRGPALEDCDCAQDENCRATKRAIEPCLPRTSSPAAGGPGGPGGGAGGGGPGVMGCTEARRRCDWDSRCSLALNRYMTYCGKLFNGLRCTPECRAVIEDMLAVPKAVLLNDCVCDGLERPICESVKENMARLCFGADMGGNGAGSSGGSDGGVEEYYDEDYEEEPSQKGRDDAEDNAGSEPGFPVQADSAGRPAAAAAWPLLASILLPLLPRL, via the coding sequence aTGGTGGCCCGCTCGCCCGCTCGGcacggaggcggcggcgggggccgctgGCCGCGGCCGGCCGCCTGGCTGTggctggcggcggcgctgggcgcCGTGTGGCCGCCGCGGGGCTCGCTGGTGCAGGGCCGGCGGCTGATCTGCTGGCAGGCGGTGCTGCAGTGTCAGGGGGAGCCCGAGTGCAGCTACGCTTACAACCAGTACGCCGAGGCGTGCGCCCCggtgctcctgcagcagccgccggcgggcggcggcggcggcggcggggacgggccGGCGGCCGCTGCAGGCTCCGCCGCCTCCTCCAGGCGGCGGTGCCCCAGCCACTGCATCGCGGCCCTCATCCAGCTCAACCACacccggcgcggcccggcgctGGAGGACTGCGACTGCGCGCAGGACGAGAACTGCCGCGCCACCAAGCGCGCCATcgagccctgcctgccccgcaCCAGCAGCCcggcggccggcggccccggcggccccggcggcggcgccggcggcggcggccccggcgtCATGGGCTGCACGGAGGCGCGGCGGCGCTGCGACTGGGACAGCCGCTGCAGCCTGGCGCTCAACCGCTACATGACGTACTGCGGGAAGCTGTTCAACGGGCTGCGCTGCACGCCGGAGTGCCGCGCCGTCATCGAGGACATGCTGGCCGTGCCCAAGGCCGTGCTGCTCAACGACTGCGTCTGCGACGGGCTGGAGCGGCCCATCTGCGAGTCGGTCAAGGAGAACATGGCCCGCCTCTGCTTCGGCGCGGACATGGGCGGCAACGGcgccggcagcagcggcggctcGGACGGCGGCGTGGAGGAGTACTACGACGAGGACTACGAGGAGGAGCCGAGCCAGAAGGGGAGGGACGACGCGGAGGACAATGCGGGCTCCGAGCCCGGCTTCCCCGTGCAGGCGGATAGCGCcggccggcccgccgccgccgcggcctgGCCGCTGCTGGCCTCCATcttgctgccgctgctgccgcgGCTCTAG